A genomic window from Macaca mulatta isolate MMU2019108-1 chromosome 19, T2T-MMU8v2.0, whole genome shotgun sequence includes:
- the ZNF181 gene encoding zinc finger protein 181 isoform X7, protein MVQNYENLVSVGLSVTKPYVIMLLEDGKEPWMVEKKLSKGMIPDWESRWESKELSTKKDIYDEDSPQTVIIEKVVKQSYEFSNSKKNLEYIEKLEGKHGSQVEHFRPATLTFRESPTPDSIYTFHSKSTLFETQKISAEGNSHKYAILKKNLPKKSVVKNEKISGGKKLLNSSISGAAFHQSKSLTLHQTCNREKIYICSECGKAFGKQSILNRHWRIHTGEKPYECRECGKTFSHGSSLTRHLISHSGEKPYKCVECGKAFSHVSSLTNHQSTHTGEKPYECMNCGKSFSRVSHLIEHLRIHTQEKLYECRICGKAFIHRSSLIHHQKIHTGEKPYECRECGKAFCCSSHLTRHQRIHTMEKQYECNKCLKVFSSLSFLVQHQSIHTEEKPFECQKCRKSFNQLESLNMHLRNHIRLKPYECSICGKAFSHRSSLLQHHRIHTGEKPYECIKCGKTFSCSSNLTVHQRIHTGEKPYKCNECGKAFSKGSNLTAHQRVHNGGKPNNVVSVEKPLDHMNHYTCEKPYRRETI, encoded by the exons ATGGTCCAGAATTATGAGAACCTGGTCTCTGTAG GTCTTTCCGTAACTAAGCCATATGTGATCATGTTATTGGAGGATGGAAAAGAGCCCTGGATGGTGGAGAAAAAACTGTCAAAAGGTATGATTCCAG ATTGGGAATCAAGATGGGAAAGCAAGGAATTATCAACAAAGAAGGATATTTATGATGAAGATTCACCCCAAACAGTAATAATAGAAAAAGTTGTAAAACAAAGTTATGAATTTTCAAATTCTAAGAAGAATTTGGAATATATAGAGAAGTTGGAAGGGAAGCATGGAAGTCAGGTAGAGCATTTCAGACCAGCAACTCTCACCTTTAGAGAAAGCCCCACTCCAGACAGTATTTACACCTTTCATTCAAAGTCTACTCTTTTtgaaacacaaaaaatttctgCTGAAGGGAATTCACACAAATATGCTATATTAAAGAAGAACTTACCAAAAAAGTCAGttgtaaaaaatgagaaaatcagtGGTGGAAAGAAACTTTTGAATTCTAGTATAAGTGGGGCAGCCTTCCACCAGAGCAAATCTCTTACCCTTCACCAAACTTGTAATAGAGAGAAAATCTATATatgcagtgaatgtgggaaagcctttggCAAACAGTCAATCCTCAATCGCCATTGGAGAATTCACACAGGAGAGAAGCCCTATGAATGTCGTGAATGTGGGAAGACTTTTAGCCATGGCTCATCCCTTACACGACATCTGATAAGCCAtagtggagagaaaccttacaaatgtgttgaatgtgggaaggcctttagCCATGTGTCATCACTTACTAACCATCAGAgcactcacactggagagaaaccatacgAATGTATGAACTGTGGAAAGTCTTTTAGTCGTGTGTCGCATCTTATTGAACATCTAAGAATTCATACGCAAGAAAAACTCTATGAGTGTCGTATATGTGGAAAGGCCTTCATTCATAGGTCATCTCTCATTCACCATCAGAAAatccatactggagagaagccttatgAATGTAgagaatgtgggaaagctttttgCTGTAGCTCACACCTTACTCGACATCAAAGAATTCACACTATGGAGAAACAATATGAATGCAACAAATGTCTCAAAGTCTTTAGTAGCCTCTCATTTCTTGTTCAGCATCAGAGTATTCATACTGAAGAAAAACCCTTTGAATGTCAGAAATGCAGGAAATCCTTCAACCAGCTTGAATCACTGAATATGCATTTGAGAAATCACATTAGATTGAAACCCTATGAATGCAGTatatgtgggaaagccttcagtcaTAGGTCATCCCTGCTTCAACATCacagaattcatactggagagaaaccctatgaatgtattaaatgtgGGAAAACCTTCAGCTGTAGTTCAAACCTTACTgtacatcagagaattcatactggagaaaagccATATAAATGTAATGAGTGTGGGAAAGCTTTTAGCAAAGGCTCAAATCTTACTGCCCATCAAAGAGTACATAATGGAGGGAAACCCAATAATGTGGTAAGTGTGGAAAAGCCTTTAGACCATATGAATCACTATACATGTGAGAAACCTTACAGAAGAGAAACCATATGA